The Takifugu flavidus isolate HTHZ2018 unplaced genomic scaffold, ASM371156v2 ctg466, whole genome shotgun sequence genome includes the window CTTGCCGGTTTTTGTTGGCCCTGCCTGCGGTGTTCTTGTTGCCGGTGCCTGTGGCCTTGTGGAAATTGTGCTGTCCAGACGGGTGGTTCGGATTTGCGTTTCTGTGGTTTTCGGCCGGTGGCTATGTTGCCAGACAGCTGGGGCGCCCATATTCGAGCGGCTTGAAGTTTTGTGCACCGTGCACCAACCCATACTTGTCTGCGTGAGCAGATTTTCTTGCTTCTTGCTTCATAGATACTCGCCTGATTATTCCTGTTCTTAGTCTGCCAATGCAGTGAACGGGGTGTGACCTCACTGTTGCGGCAAGAAAAACGCCCGCCTTTCACAGATCTCTCCATCCCTTGTCATGGCCGTTCTGCCCTTACACTCCGCACCCTTCTGAATTCTTCGGCTGGTCAGTCATTGGGGGTGCGGATTTTGGCCGTCTCCCCTTCCTTCTCGGTTGTCCTAtgcgtttttttgttttttcctcgaACCCATATAACGCTTTCGTACAATTCTGAGCCATACACCTCAGAACCCCTACAAACATAATATTCCTGCCTGCACATTAAACACTTAAGTCCACTCCAGAATCATCCTGTTTTCACTAGAAGAGAATCCTGAAAACTCTAACCACTTCACCCCCTTCCTATACTTTTTTCATGCCCCGTCTTGACAGAAACACTACTAACCATCTATGGCTCAACCCGATTCCTTATGTACAAGGAGAGACAACACCCTGTTTACCTCTCACGTTATGTCACCttccataaaataaaacacaaacacaaaacatgtACGATTGAACAAAAGATCAAAAAAACATGGGCAACACCTTTCGTGTTAACCCCTACAGGGAGAACAAAAACATAGACAAAAACAAACTTGCCAtagaaaaaactgaaaagtcaACTGAGACCCAGTACCACCAAACCACAGATCAAAcaacatttgcaaaaaaaatgaaaagtcaAGGTATTACACCATAGGCACATTACCAAACAAGGTCCATTACACAATCCCACCTCAGCCACAAACCAAGGGCCGTCcacaaacaagacaaaaggGACCCGAGAAACACAAGGTGCTAACCGTCTAGAGGACAATTGGTATCGCTTGTGTAAAGGAGAAAGGTCCCACATGTTTGGCCCAACAAAATTCTTCTAGTTCCACCTGACAGTTCATCACAGAAATCCAagtttaaaagcagttttgctttttctctcaatTTCTTCGGGCATGCGGGTCGTCTGGCAGCAACAAGAGAGGTACATGACATCACtttcaatattttagcaggCTCACTTGGTAAGTTGGGTTTGCCTTTTCCTTGTCAGGTGCAGATCCTCATCTGTGACTGCAGCCACGTCACAGGTGAGGACATATTGTCATGTTGCAGCTTGCTGTTGAAGCAGGGCGGCAGAAGATGGATTTATTTGACGGGGCTTTTTGCAACAGTTCTTCTGGCTTTTCTGGGCCTCCATGGATGGTGTGGAGGGGTCTTAATAAGGATGAGATAATGCTCAGTTACATTAAGAGCATCTGCATCAGCCTGGAGGTTCGTACCTTGGTTGATATTTACCCTGAATAAAGGATGGAGTTTTGTCACAGAGGTGAGACTGATATTAATAGAAATATGCACATTAAAGAACTAATGGCCTGAAAATTGATTTTGATGTAAagcatctttacattaaattaaacctttgcaaataacatttcatctgcaagatacaaaaaaacaacacaaaattgtTGTACAAGTCAGATAATATATTCATGGGTTTTTACAAAACAATTCTCCAAACAATGGTGCTGCTATTTCTTTAACACATGTATTTTCACAAAATCAGGAAGTGGAAACTCATTAAATAGACGGCCGTGCCTTCGTTGGTCTTATTCTGGTTGCTGCAGCGACATGGCTCTTCACCTCAGCATTTCTCTCCTCACTGGACTCACAGGTCAGTCACTGGGTGGCTTTCTATTTACACTTGTTTGAATCTTTACTACAAGATGTCCAACTCATGCATTTGGTCTCGTTGCAGGAGTTTACAGCATCACTACAGTCACTAGAGTGTCAGTGAAAGCTGGAGATTCCGTCTCAATTCCATGTCTGTACCACCCAAAATACACCAGCCATGTGAAATACTTGTGTCAAGGATATTATTACGAGTTCTGCTCATGTGCAGTTAAGACAAACCAGCAGAGTTCAGGAAGGTTTTTGATCTctgatgacagagagaaaaaagtctttactgtgaccataaaagatgtgagagagggagacaacGATTTCTGGTGTGTTGTGGACATtaatggaggaagagatgatGGAACATATTTCCAAGTGTCAGTCACAAGAGGTAAGAAACAAACGTCATTATCATCTTAGTCAACCAGCTTTAGGTTGGATACTGTTTACTGGTGAATTTGCTTCTCTCTAAGATGTTTCCAGTCTCTATGTGGATCATCAGGAGGTAACTGGATTTATTGGGAACAAACAACCATCAAATGTTACTATCAGAACTCTGGACAAGCTAAATGGTGCCGGGTGGGTGGCCCCTGTGTGACACAGTCACAGGGATCAATAGATGGAACCACAGTATTCATTAATGAGACACTTCCCAGAGTCTTCACAGTGACTATGAGTggactgaagatggaggacagtggttggtactggtgcagcagaggagatctACAGATGCCGGTGCAGATAATTGTCAGAGAGAAACCGTCCACCAGTAAGTTCTGTCTGTCAGTTATTACCACAATTTgatgaatgatgtcatcttaAATCCAACAGATATTCAACACATTGTCTCTTTTACGCTGTCTTACTGTTTTGTCCTAAATGTAGCTGCTCAGCCTGAGACTTTTACTAGTCCTGAACTTGTCTCTCCGTCGACCacaaatgaagcagagaaaccgtcgaccacagatgaacagagaaccgtcgaccacagatgaacagagaaaccgtcgaccacagatgaagatgcttccaacaggtcagcagctctgcattagACTGCAGCCTACATTTATACTAGAAACTGTCACCTTAGGTCCAACAacagatcctgcagctcctgctgaatAGAACCAACAGATATAAAAGAATTTTAGATTGTCCTGTTAATGTCtatgttttatgtgtatttctgctgcagcctttcaGGTGTCATCATGACTGTCATCATCTCGTTGTCCTTGTTCATCGTCATGGTATGTTTGTCCTCATTGATCTGGTTCtgcataaaaagacaaagtaAGTCTTGGTTAATCACAGTCAAAGcaaattttataaaataaatgttcattcaGAATAACCAGACTTTCTAATCTGACTTGTagagcagatccaggaggaacCATCAGCTGAGATGTTGGTAAGATTAAACTAGTGTGCAGCAGTTAGACCCAGGACAGAGTTTACAGATGGAACATGTGGAAATGTTGACTTCTTTCAAAAAAACTACAGTGAAGAGGGAAGAATCTGCCTTAGCCTCATTAAACAGATGCAGTTTTGTGATTGTTGTGGTAAAAATAGAAGCTTTTAtgttcaaatgtaaaacagatCATGGTTTGTCCTTTTAACACAGGCTGAAGATACAGTGATTTACACCAATATGAGAGGAAAACGAAAACCTCCAGTGAaggtaaaataacaacaacaataataataataatcatttaaagtcatttaataaAGTCATTTGTCATGACTCTTTCTATTCCCTCATGCAGCCATTGAAACCTGAGAGCACCAAACATTCTGTGAgttttccaaaaagaggatgcaGATGAACGGTAAATATCAAAACTTATGAGAATCATCATATCACCACCTTGTGGCTGTTATTTAACCTTCCATCCTAAATCTGCcctcgtgtgtgttttgttttcacaggatCCCACTAACTTATACATCAATATttctcatcatcacacatccTAGAATTTGTCACCTCTGCTGGGTTCTTGCTTATTTCAGGAGAATTATAATTATAACTTCTGCAGAGTTCCTGGttatatttctattttcatgttattttatatgtttattaccacagaaatatcaactcaaataaacccatttttcatGGAGAACACTGATTTTCCAGGAGTGGACTCATATATTGTTATCATGTTTCTGCCATATTAAATAACGTTACACATGTTGGAGGTGAAGATAAAATTCAacatcatcttttttctttagtcACAAGCTTTGAAGAAGCTCTCAGAAATGTGGAAGTCTAAGAAAAGCCCAagagaagtagaagaagaagcagagtttcttttcttttttttattgcgcATCAACAACATGGAACATATACCGAAAGGTCACTATgcacattttttatatttaagccccccatcccccacatAATAATTAAAGGGAAAACTCAAAGAGtagaaagaggggggaaagaaaagattaaTTCAGGTAGACaagttatgatcctgtgtcAAACCCGGCAAAATTCAGGCTTCAACTCGATGAGACCACAGACGTTTCTAATCTAAGCCagcttgctgtttttgtgtgcgcTATGTGAAAGACGACATGataaaagattttttattttataagcCTCTTACAACAACAACTAAGGCAGCCGATGTGAAGAAGCTTGTAGATAACTTCTTCAAAACTGACAGAAGTGTTCAAAACTGTGGTGCAATGTGTGAACTATGTGCGAAATAGTGCTCTGAGGCGCCGCATCTTCAGTGAGCTGTATAAAGAAATGGGCTGTGAATCTGAGGTACTTCTGCACCGTTCTAATGTTCGGTGGTTATCTCAGGGACAGGTGCTGAATCGTGTTGTTGCCATGCGTGTGGAATTATGCCTGTTTTTGCAAGAACACCAATATTGTCATGCAGATTGCTGCAATAATTCTGAGTTCATTCTCATTTTAGCATACATGGCTGATATATTCGCAGCTCTCAATCATCTCAATCAGAGGATGCAGGGTGGTGGAGTCAACATCATGGAAGCGGAAGAAAAcctgaaagctttaaaaaaaattatatatattggtccgaattgctggcagtaagtcgaactcgtttccggtgagggttggcctccgccagggctgccctttgtcaccgattctgttcataatttttatggacagaatttctaggtgcagtcatggtgttgaggggatccggtttggtgacctcaggatcgcgtgtctgctttttgcggatgatgtggtcctgttggcttcatcggcctgtgacctccaactatcactggatcggttcgccgccgcatgtgaagcggctgggatgagaatcagcacctccaaatccgaggccatggttctcgaccggaaaaaggtggagtgccttctccgggtaaaggaggagatcctgccccaagtggaggagtttaagtacctcggggtcttgttcacgagtgagggaagaatggagcgggagatcgacaggcggatcggtgcggcgtccacagtaatgcggactctgcaccggtccgttgtggtgaagagagagctgagccgaaaggcgaagctctcgatttaccggtcgatcttcgttcctaccctcacctatggtcatgagctttgggtaatgaccgaaagaacaagatcacgggtacaagcggctgaaatgagcttcctccgtagggtggctgggctctcccttagagatagggtgagaagctctgccatccgggaggagctcggagtagagagtcgctgctcctccgcgttgagaggagccagatggggtggcttgggcatctagtcaggatgcccctggacgcctccctggtgaggtgttcagggcatgtccctccggtaggagacccccggggagacccaggacacgttggagagactatgtctctcggctggcctgggaacgcctggggatccctccggatgagctggaggaggtagctggggagagggaagtctgggcttctctccttaggctgctgcccccgcgacccgacccggataagcggtagagaatggatggatggatggatatataTATAGCTTCCGTCATGGAAACGACGAACAGAAAACAATAGCCTCGCAAACTTTCCCCTTCCGGATGACTGTGTAAGTAAAGGTGTGAAATGGGGtgtgagaagtctaaaccatttCACCCCTTTCATCAGGTGTCACAATaaacaaaatgtatgtttttattgatttatttacctgcagccGTTCATTTCATATTAACATATACATTAGACATGAACCTGATTCATCTTCATCTGTTGTCCAGATCAGGGCTCTTGGCTCTGTTTCTACCTCAGTCTCACAGTATAACAAACACTTGCCATAGAATCTCCTATTTGATGATCAGACACCATGTTTTCCATATAGGAATATTTGATCCTGAAAATGTTCTCCCACGTTTTCATTACGATCAGCACATTATTGAAGACATCCTGTCTGGAGAACTGTGGCCTCTGCTTCTGGAAGGTGTCTGGCGCCTTCTAGAGGACAATTGGTATCACTGTAAATGAGAAAGGTCCCACATGTTTGGCCCAACAAAATTCTTCTAGTTCCACCTGACAGTTTTCATCACAGAAATCCaagttttaaaagcagttttgctttttctctcaatTTCTTCGGGCATGAggtgttacgagcggttgtatcaggacccgaaagcaggcaggacacagtggcgtttCGTCttccgagaagctttatttaagTTCACAGAAAGTTATGCAACTcaaaaggcgtggagaccacgactcagttcttaatccaaacaggaaatgaaaacttacgacaaaaaatcccgagcggggtcaaaagtAGTAATGTTCCCTCTGACACGGGGCTTCGAACCACGCCCCAAAACTCGGTAGAGTTTTTCTGAAGCACTGCTCCGGAGCTCGCTTCAAATCACGTGACTGATGACGTTTGAACCTCTTCACTGCTTCATTCGGCCTGAATCAGCTGACTGGTTCGGTTCAATGGGCGGGTctcagttgtgtttaaaaatgggATGAAACAGCGCAATACGTTGCCTATCTGGTCAATACCTTtttggatttgatttgattagcgTTCGTATTGCTTTCGGTTTGCTTTCTTATTGCTTTGCaatggaaccaaccaggaagagatctcaagtctgggaccactttgaaatggtgccgcCGAACAAGGTAGGTGTTACAAACGTATTtttcaactcttattcacacgtaacaaataataaaccacacacacatcacatttttaatttgcaggtgaagtgtttgctttgttcccgacatCTGGCGTATAATAATAACACGTCATCAATGATGAGGCATTACCGAGCCAaacatgagaatgaagctggtggtgctgctgtgatgacgtttccaccaggtgagtgggtgctgttccaggcaatattaagagtaacttttaaactttactgcgcaggtttgggtgtatagaattagttaattaactaaattaatcttgttctgctaacttccatattttatgtagcaggaagcaggagtttgatgaagctctagtggatttcatagtgaaagattcccagcctttcactgtggtgtctgatcctggcttccgtgctctggtggctaaactggatcccacatacacccttccatcaaggcagacagttaaagccatggtggagaggaggtatgtggaagaaaaggagaaggccaaggcagccctgcagaatgttgacagtgtcagcttgacCGCAGACATGTGGACttccatcaacatggatgcgtatctcgctgtcacctgtcacgctattcatgcaggtgaactctccaccaccctgttgggagttcggccttttcctatcagtcacacagcagagaacatcgctgGAACTGCTCGAGAGATTTTAAGGGAATGGGCTCTTGAAGAGAAGGTGAGGTGCTTGGTGGCTGACGCAGCAGCAAATATGATGCTGCAGCAACTATTCTGCGGGTGCGGCATactgtctgcctggctcacgCACTAAACTTAATTGTCAAAAAGGCCATGGATGCTACTCCTGGGCTAGATAATATAAGATCAAAAACGAGGCGGATGATCAcctattttaaatcaagcaccaccgctaaagagaagctgcagcagatccaggtgcaaatgggcgtcctgtcacaaaactaataattgaagtagacacaagatggaatagcacctatgagatgctgcagcgtctttatgagcagagggatgcagctgccgctgctctgaCCACTCTGCCCACAGATTTGGACCTGTTGACTGCAAATGACTTTGAGTGTGCATCTGAGTGTAGGAAGATACTGTCACCTTTTCATGCTGCCACCGTAGAGCTCTCACATGAAAAGAGGGTGTCGGGATCAAAAATAACACCcctgataaaaatgctgaagcatGCTTTGAGTGAGCTGATGGCACAGAACTCAAACATAAACCTCAATAGAATTATGAATGATAAACTCAGTGGAATAGAAAccacaagcatcttctctttatcatcattactTGACCCAAGATTTTAAACACTCGGATTCCAAAGCCCTTCAAATGCCGAGTCAGCTGTGCACCGGTTAAAATCGGAGTGTGCGGCATTGTTGCGGAACGCACCCACCGAAGAGGACCCGCCGtccacttcaacagcacagccagaaccagctgcttcttcccaaggtacaaaaattatagaatttggatcaatagatttatttgcattgattcatgtacggactaaactttatgtaatgttttattttaagtcatTGATCTGTAgaagctgttggacagggatgctgaagaagcaagagcgtccaggaatgccaccgctGATGCCATAGTGGGAGGTGCAGCGTTCCATCTGTCAGCCCTTCCACTTGAAcgatcacaggaccctctggtgtaCTGGATGAAAACAAAGCCCTATACCCAaacctgtaccacctggcaaaccagtgcctcgcaacaccagcatcctctgtgccctgcGAGAGGGTGTTTTCTAAAGCTGGGGAAATcgtttcaaaaaagagaaacgcctcaaaccctcgactgtggagaaactgttgtttttaaataaaaatgcataagcacaccagttcacccaagcaccttaggcccataccccccacctgttcctaaaatataataataataataataataataataataataataataatactacaACATCAAAAGTGCACGCTTGCTGGGTCATAACCCAGCAACGTGCACTTTGCATGGCTGCATGGCTGCAGTACAACCAATGCGCCAGCAGATGACCCCCGCGTTCGGAATGATTGAAGCTTCGAGTAatgaaccaattttcaacacaatggtccaaaagggttcaaagcctcatttggacatcactAGCCAAAGCAGTCCGcgaaggaaaaacacaaacgATAATCCGATAAACGGGTTCAAAAggaatccacgaaggaaaagtTTCACGATAGTCCAGGGGGGTATTCCGGGGAATTCCGAatcagacaaaacacgccaacgctggccacccgtgagaacagtccataaataggtggcttgattactgatagtctgcaggtgcaccagtccccggcaccacctgaagccatggctccaccacgccccccgcaggagaaaccctgcaaaaaaaagttcccagaaactgggaacctgacatgaGGGTCGTCTGGCAGCAACAAGAGAGGTACATGACATCACtttcaatattttagcaggCTCACTTGGTAAGTTTGGTTTGCCTTTTCCTTCTCAGGTTGCAGATCCTCATCTGTGACTGCAGCCACGTCACAGGTGAGGACATATTGTCATGTTGCAGCTTGCTGTTGAAGAAGGGCGGCAGAAGATGGATTTatttgagcctggaggttcgtCCCTTGGTTGATATTTACCCTGAATAAAGGATGGAGTTTTGTCACAGAGGTGAGACTGATATTAATAGAAACATGCACATTAATGAACTAATGGCCTGAAATTGATTTTGATGTAAagcatctttacattaaattaaacctttGCAAATAACTTTTCATCTGCAagatacaaaaaaacaacacaaaattgtTGTACAAGTCAGATAATATATTCATGGGTTTTTACAAAACAATTCTCCAAACAATGGTGCTGCTATTTCTTTAACACATGTATTTTCATAAAATCAGGAAGTGGAAACTCATTAAATAGACGGCCGTGCCTTCTGTTGGTCTTATTCTGGTTGCTGCAGCGACATGGCTCTTCACCTcagcatttctctcctcctcactggactCACAGGTCAGTCACTGGGTGGCTTTCTATTTACACTTGTTTGAATCTTTACTACAAGATGTCCAACTCATGCATTTGGTCTCGTTGCAGGAGTTTACAGCGTCACTACAGTCACTAAAGTGTCAGTGAAAGCTGGAGATTCCGTCTCAATTCCATGTCTGTACCACCCAAAATACACCAGCCATGTGAAATACTTGTGTCAAGGATATTATTACAACTCCTGCTCATGTGCAGTTAAGACAAACCAGCAGAGTTCAGGAAGGTTTTTGATCTctgatgacagagagaaaaaagtctttactgtgaccataaaagatgtgagagagggagacacagatttCTGGTGTATTGTGGAGATTAATGGAGGAAGTGATGATAGAACATATTTCCAAGTGTCAGTCACAAGAGGTAAGAACCAAACGTCATTATCATCTTAGTCAACCAGCTTTAGGTTGGATACTGTTTACTGGTGAATTTGCTTCTCTCTAAGATGTTTCCAGTCTCTATGTGGATCATCAGGAGGTAACTGGATTTATTGGAGAACAAACAACCATCAAATGTTACTATCAGAACTCTGGACAAGCTAAATGGTGCCGGGTGGGTGGCCCCTGTGTGACACAGTCACAGGGATCAATAGATGGAACCACAGTATTCATTAATGAGACACCTCCCAGAGTCTTCACAGTGACTATGAGCggactgaagatggaggacagtggttggtactggtgcagcagaggagatctACAGATGCCGGTGCAGATAATTGTCAGAGAGAAACCGTCCACCAGTAAGTTCTGTCTGTCAGTTATTACCACAATTTgatgaatgatgtcatcttaAATCCAACAGATATTCAACATATTGTCTCTTTTACTCTGTCTTACTGTTTTGTCCTAAATGTAGCTGCTCAGCCAGAGACTTTTACTAGTCCTGAACTTGTCTCTCCGTCGACCacaaatgaagcagagaaaccgtcgatgatgaagcagatgaagatgctcccaacaggtcagcagctctgcattagACTGCAGCCTACATTTATACTAGAAACTGTCACCTTTAGGTCCAACAacagatcctgcagctcctgctgaatAGAACCAACAGATATAAAAGAATTTTAGATTGTCCTGTTAATGTCtatgttttatgtgtatttctgctgcagtctttcaGGTGTCGTCATGACTGTCATCATCTCGTTGTACTTGTTCATTGTCATGGTATTTTTGTCCGCATTGATCTGGTTCtgcataaaaagacaaagtaAGTCTTGGTTAATCACAGTCAAAGcaaattttataaaataaatgttcattcaGAATAACCAGACTTTCTAATCTGACTTGTagagcagatccaggaggaacCATCAGCTGAGATGTTGGTAAGATTAAACTAGTGTGCAGCAGTTAGGCCCAGGACAGAGTTTACAGATGGAACATGTGGAAATGTTGACTTCTTTCAAAAAAACTACAGTGAAGAGGGAAGAATCTGCCTTAGCCTCATTAAACAGATGCAGTTTTGTGATTGTTGTGGTAAAAATAGAAGCTTTTATtattcaaatgtaaaacagatCATGGTTTGTCCTTTTAACACAGGCTCAAAATACAGTGATTTACACCAATATGAGAGGAAAACGAAAACCTCCAGTGAaggtaaaataacaacaacaacaacaataataataataatcatttaaagtcatttaataaAGTCATTTGTCATGACTCTTTCTCTTCCCTCATGCAGCCATTGAAACCTGAGGGCACCAAACA containing:
- the LOC130520646 gene encoding polymeric immunoglobulin receptor-like isoform X1, whose translation is MSGLKMEDSGWYWCSRGDLQMPVQIIVREKPSTRVYSVTTVTKVSVKAGDSVSIPCLYHPKYTSHVKYLCQGYYYNSCSCAVKTNQQSSGRFLISDDREKKVFTVTIKDVREGDTDFWCIVEINGGSDDRTYFQVSVTRDVSSLYVDHQEVTGFIGEQTTIKCYYQNSGQAKWCRVGGPCVTQSQGSIDGTTVFINETPPRVFTVTMSGLKMEDSGWYWCSRGDLQMPVQIIVREKPSTTAQPETFTSPELVSPSTTNEAEKPSMMKQMKMLPTVFQVSS
- the LOC130520646 gene encoding polymeric immunoglobulin receptor-like isoform X2, coding for MALHLSISLLLTGLTGVYSVTTVTKVSVKAGDSVSIPCLYHPKYTSHVKYLCQGYYYNSCSCAVKTNQQSSGRFLISDDREKKVFTVTIKDVREGDTDFWCIVEINGGSDDRTYFQVSVTRDVSSLYVDHQEVTGFIGEQTTIKCYYQNSGQAKWCRVGGPCVTQSQGSIDGTTVFINETPPRVFTVTMSGLKMEDSGWYWCSRGDLQMPVQIIVREKPSTTAQPETFTSPELVSPSTTNEAEKPSMMKQMKMLPTVFQVSS